DNA sequence from the Chamaesiphon minutus PCC 6605 genome:
TGCGGCCTATCACTGAGCGAGGTCATGACTATTTCTATTCATTTCCATCAGTCAAGCTATCGAACATTTAAGGATTATTACCTCAAAAATGTTTGTCAAAACTTAACTGATTATTTTCCAAAGTTGGTTAGTTACAATAGAATGGTGGAGTTGATGCCAAATGTTTTAATAGCTTGCCTTTATTATCTCAACTCTCGTCAAGGTAAGGTGACTGGAATTAGTTTCGTGGATAGCACGGCTATTCCAGTTTGTCACCCAAAAAGAATTAAAAGAAATAAGGTTTTCAAAGAAACTGCCAAGCTGAGTAAGAGTTCTATGGGATGGTACTTTGGATTCAAGCTTCATTTAATTATTAATGATTGCGGAGAGATATTAAGCTGCAAAAATCACACCTGGCAATGTCGATGACCGCACACATTTGCCATCAATGACACAGGGAATATCAGGAAAAATATTTGGAGACAAAGGATATATTAAGAAAGAACTATTTGAAGAATTATTAAATAAAGGATTGCAGCTAATTACGCCACTAAAATCTAATATGAAAAACAAGCTCATCTTGATGGATGACAAAATATCACTTCGGAAACGCTCGCTGATTGAAACGGTAAATGACCAGTTAAAAAATATTTGTTATTTAGTCCATTCTCGCCATCGGAGCTTGCATAATTTCATGCTAAATCTGATTACAGCATTAATTGCTTATACTCATCAACCTAAAAAGCCGAGTTTGAAGCTAGATGAGCCTGCTCAAAACTTCTTTAGTATTGTTCCTATTTAGCCGATTATTTATTTATTAACTTAACTCAATATTTTCAATCATTAATCATCTTAATGATGGGTTTTATCGTGCCAAAATTTACATAAAATTTGCTATTAAGCTGAACATGTTGTCACATCTGAGTTCGATGAGGCTATGCCTCATCGAACTCAGGTGAATAATACTGTAACTATCCCGTTCTCGCGCCCATTCCTGACCTGCCGAGCTTTGGAGCTTATAGCCCGTCTTCTCTGAATAAGACAATAGATTCAGCTCTCGCAGTTGCTCCAACGCCTGGGAAATCCGCCCCTCTTGATTGCCCTGTCCCAACCGCTCGTAGAGACATTGACTCACCAGTGCCACCGTTGTCGGCTCTTGTTCTTGAATTAGCTCCAGCAACGAGACAATCTTCGCCACCCGCGCCAAGAGCGCATCCTGCAATACTTCATCCTGACCAAATATCCGCGTCAGGGTGGTTTGCATATCATTGTCCAGCGATGACTGCTGTACCTCGAAAATGTCTTCGAGGGTAATCAAATTTCCCAAAGGTCTTGCGCCTAGCTTTCGCTCGCGAAACAGGTCGCCTAAAAGCTGCAACAGCCCGCGAATCGCATGATCGTCACCCTTGGCTCGACTCGATCGTAAGCGTAAATTCGACGTAATTTGCATCAGCAGATCGACATATCCTGGCAGCATGGGATAGACTTCCACGAAATCTTCTTCGGAAATCGTCTGACACTGATATCCATACAGCTTGAGATCGCTCCGATACTGCTGAAATATCTCCCTCAGTGCCCCTTCTTGCGTCGGCAATTTCTTGAGTAAGCGTTTATGCACCACATCCCGAATATTCGTCGGTGCCAAATGCACCCGCAACTTAGGCGGGAATCGATCCTTGAGCTTACCGATACTGCTTTCGTCGTCGCTATCCTCTAACTTCTGCTGACCCGTTGCCAACAGCCAAACTTGCCCCTTGAGCTTCTGCCCCAAAGCCGAGACAAAAGACTGAAGCTTCAACATCCGCGTGTTGTTTTGATAGATGTATTGACTGACTTCATCGACTACCACAAACAACGTTTTACCCGCAGCCCGCAACCGCAGCATTTCGGAGATCGCTTTAATCGTTTCATCGACCGAAGATCCTTCACCCGTATTCGCCCCCGCACGGCTCTCAAACCAACTCAACGGATCGGTATACCGACTCGGATTCATCGCGTGCATCACCTGAGAAAATTCTTCCTCAGCCATCCGACTATCTTTCGCTTCAGCCCAAGCCCGACCGAGCAGCCGCTGGGCACTCGCTTCAAACTCCGGCCACAGACCTTCAAGTTCGAGGTTTAACTCGTAATCTGCCACATAATTACTGGTACTGCAATAGCCCAGCCGTTTCTGGATTTCCCGCTTCACGGCTGCATGAATCTGTTCGTCATCCCGTGCCACCGCTCCAATATCAAAGATGACGGCGATCGGTTGTACCAGACTCCGAACCTTCGTCCAAGCCGCCCTAAATTCATTGGATTTAGGCGATTCATCCCGTTTAAGAAAAACTTCAGCGATCTCCTGTCCATCGGGCAAAATTAAGCCATCTAGAGCTAATCCCAACAGTTTGGCAAAGCTAGATTTCCCCGAACCGTAAAATCCAGAAATCCATGAGGCGGGTAATTCTACCCCGCCAGTTTTTTGCAGTTCCTCGGCTAGACTGCTCAACAATTTGACAAACTGCTCGTGAATTCCAATCTTGGAGCGGGGATCGTTTTCAGGATATCCACCCGTGACTATGTACTCGGAAACTTCCGCCGCTACCTTGGCCGGATCTTGCTCATGGAAGTAAATGACTGGAGCGATATCGCGCGTCACATCATTGGCAAATACATCCTTAATCTGCATCGAAGTTCTCCATCATGAATAAATGCGCGGGCGATAATCACGGTCAGCCGACAACTCACCCATAAACGACAGTGCATTTAAGTCTTGACGCTTGCCAGGATAGAGTAAAACCACAGGCAAATTCCGCATTTTCCCATCGATCAGCTTGAGCAATGCTGAAGATCGAAAAAAGGGATAAAGTGCCCCTGTCCGTGCCAATAAAACCAGGGTGCGGTTTACCACCAAGGGATTCTCAGTGGCAAACTCATCGATTAAATTTACAACATCTTTAGCAATCCCATCCACGCCATCAATGTAGTGCGACAGTTTATCTTTGAGATGATTCAACGCTCGATCGGGATCGCGCTCATAGAGACGGTGTTCCATCCGGATCGTGCTCTCGATTAATTTAGGATCTTCAGCCTTAATCCGATTTAATAGCAGTTGATGTAGCGAAATCGATCGGACATTCCAACCACCGCCTTTCAAATCGTCGCTCAAATTCCGAATTAATCGGCGCAGCTTAAATTCTTCGGTTGGATCGTAGACTAAAATGGCAAACCGATAATTTCGCATCGTGCTAATTTTCGGGCCGCTAGCTTCGAGCAAATCGCTCCGGAGAGCCGCAATCGATCGATCTAGTGAAACATCTGTAAATAGTGTACCCGTCATCCGCCGTTCTCACCCCACCCTTCCAAAACCCCCGCCGCCCAAGCCTGGAGATCTGGATACTGCCAGCCAAAATCGTAGAGATCGCTCATCCGCGCAAATGCAAATCCAGGCAACTGTCTCACCCGCTGTTCTAAAGTCACATCGCTCAATCCCACCGAACGCAGATAGGGATTGTCGATCGGCGAACCTGAATAGGACAGATGCCGGAGCAGATACAGCCAATAACCTAATGCCTCATCGCTCACTTTGGGATAAGTAATCGTCCGACTACCCACCCCCACAGAACACAATCCTGCCGACGTTGATGAAGTGAGTAGACTCGAAGCCAGCCGCTGAAGTGTGACCGTTGCCCAATCCAGCTTAAATTCCTGCGCTAGCCACCGCGTGACGATATCGCGATCGATCGCCAATACACCCTGCGATCGTCGCTGCTCGAAAAACTCCCCTGTAAACTTTCGGTAGGTCGGATCGCTCAATTGCAGGTGCCAATGGCAGATGTTTTGACGAGCGATCGGATCTCTGGGCTGCCAACCGATTAACACCGCTAATGCGTCTGGATATGTATCGTAGCGATAAGACAACTCACCCAGCAATAGCTGCACGCGAGCGATACTTTTGCTCCCAAACCATCGCTGTGCAAACGCGACTTCAGTGCGTTGCTCCTTGGGGAGATCCAGCCGCAGATACTCCCAGTAGGCGCGACTTTCCTCTACAAGTAATGATGCCCGCAACTGTCGCGAATGAAACCCAATGACCTCCTGGCCATAAGTCTTAGCATCTGGTGTAGCCATAGAATCGAACCGCTCTTTTGCTACAAGTGTTGCCATTAAAGTCAATGCTCCCCAATTCGATACATCGGCATTGGATAATTATCCGCTAATGGCAGCAGTGCTGCCGCTAATTTTTTCGCCTTAATGTCCAGATCCTCCGTACCATCATCAACCAAAAGCCTACCGCCTGGAACGATCTTAGTCTCGATCCGATCCGAGATGCTTAACAACGCTTCAAATGCCGCTCGATCGAAAGACGCTCCTAGTTCGATCGATAACGGTAAAACCGCCGATGGCATCTGGCTTACAGCATTGCGTTTATGCTCGACTAACCGATCGATCAGTTGCTCGTCAACGTTCGCACCCCAAAAAAATAAAGTTCTCAACGCATCCGGTTTCGCTAATTTGATTCTTTCTCGTCGATCGGTCTGAATTGCCGCCGATCTAACCGCCTCAAGTGCCGCCCACTGGTAAGTTTTAGGCAACAACCGCTTAAATAAGTCGCCGCCGCCTGCGGCATCAACAACGTCTGTCCGCCACCAATCCAACCGCTTCGGCTCACACAAACCTTCCCCAGCCCAAGCGATCGTCATTTGCAGGGCTAAGATGGCATCCAAAGTTGAGGCAGAGATTCGTTCGCTAGTCATTTTAGCCTTATCCATTCGCGGAGTCGATCGATATTAAACTTGCCCTTTACGTGAATCGCCAACGAAACCTTCCACGATCTTTCGGATCTAACCTCCCCTCGCTCGTTCGCAGTTCGGTTAACCCCGATCCCCGCTCCGATCGAAACCCTATCGTATCACCGAAAGACCCTTCTCCCGATCGATTCTTTATCTGTACTGATTTATATTGGGAGTTAAACCAAGCAACTATCTCGCGACAGCCACTTAGTTTAACTGTGCGTTTACCCCTCAATAAAAGTTTTAGCTTATTTATTTAGTTCCACGTAATTACGTGGAACTAAACATTGGCTTTAAATCCTTACTCAGTAAGAATTATAGTCTTAGCATATCCGATCGAGTGCTGGCTACTCTTGAAAGAGAATTTCGGTGAAAGTGTTGTTTGTCAATAGTTTTAGCTCATTTAAACAGTTCCACGTAATTACGTGGAACTAAATCAGCAGATAAACTACCAGCATCTTCAGGAAATACTAGCGATAGTTGGCACCAGTCAAAAGTCAGTCAAAAGTCAAAGAAAGAATTAATCGCCAGAAACCTGTATTCAGAAGCAATTTCAGGTTATTTGGATAGTTCCACGTAATTACGTGGAACTGAAGATACCTTGACCGATCCACCAGCACAATCTACAATAGGCGGAAAGCGGAAAATCACGTTGAAAGGCTTGATTTTTTTTAGCGATCTTCCATAATCTTGGGATCGAGCACGATCGCCCGCTCGTAGTCGTTCGCGGCTCCCAGCAGGTCATTTAAAAAATCCCGCTTGAGCAGACTCCGCACGAAATAAGCAGATGCCAGATGAGGATCGAGATCGATGGCTCGGTCATAATCAGCCAACGCCCCGACAGGATCGCCAAGTTCCCGATGCTTGAGCGTACCGCGATTATAATACGCCTCGGACAAGTTG
Encoded proteins:
- the brxE gene encoding BREX-6 system BrxE protein; amino-acid sequence: MTSERISASTLDAILALQMTIAWAGEGLCEPKRLDWWRTDVVDAAGGGDLFKRLLPKTYQWAALEAVRSAAIQTDRRERIKLAKPDALRTLFFWGANVDEQLIDRLVEHKRNAVSQMPSAVLPLSIELGASFDRAAFEALLSISDRIETKIVPGGRLLVDDGTEDLDIKAKKLAAALLPLADNYPMPMYRIGEH
- a CDS encoding DUF1788 domain-containing protein gives rise to the protein MTGTLFTDVSLDRSIAALRSDLLEASGPKISTMRNYRFAILVYDPTEEFKLRRLIRNLSDDLKGGGWNVRSISLHQLLLNRIKAEDPKLIESTIRMEHRLYERDPDRALNHLKDKLSHYIDGVDGIAKDVVNLIDEFATENPLVVNRTLVLLARTGALYPFFRSSALLKLIDGKMRNLPVVLLYPGKRQDLNALSFMGELSADRDYRPRIYS
- the brxC gene encoding BREX system P-loop protein BrxC, which encodes MQIKDVFANDVTRDIAPVIYFHEQDPAKVAAEVSEYIVTGGYPENDPRSKIGIHEQFVKLLSSLAEELQKTGGVELPASWISGFYGSGKSSFAKLLGLALDGLILPDGQEIAEVFLKRDESPKSNEFRAAWTKVRSLVQPIAVIFDIGAVARDDEQIHAAVKREIQKRLGYCSTSNYVADYELNLELEGLWPEFEASAQRLLGRAWAEAKDSRMAEEEFSQVMHAMNPSRYTDPLSWFESRAGANTGEGSSVDETIKAISEMLRLRAAGKTLFVVVDEVSQYIYQNNTRMLKLQSFVSALGQKLKGQVWLLATGQQKLEDSDDESSIGKLKDRFPPKLRVHLAPTNIRDVVHKRLLKKLPTQEGALREIFQQYRSDLKLYGYQCQTISEEDFVEVYPMLPGYVDLLMQITSNLRLRSSRAKGDDHAIRGLLQLLGDLFRERKLGARPLGNLITLEDIFEVQQSSLDNDMQTTLTRIFGQDEVLQDALLARVAKIVSLLELIQEQEPTTVALVSQCLYERLGQGNQEGRISQALEQLRELNLLSYSEKTGYKLQSSAGQEWARERDSYSIIHLSSMRHSLIELRCDNMFSLIANFM